TATATAAATCAGGAGGAGTAAATTGACCAAAAGCTTGTTTTCGAAGATGAAATATAGCTAATCTGGCAGCCATATATTGGTAATCAGGTGAATTTTCAGAAATAAGATCAGCCGCAGATTTTATAATAGTTTCATGTATAGTAGTAGTTTTTATAAAATTATAGAATTGTATTCTAGATTTTAGTGCTACTTGAGATACGGAAATATTGTCTAAATCTTTTGCTGCCCAATTTAGTACTCTGTGAATTTTATCTAAATTAATTAATTCTTTTTGTCCATCTCTTTTTGTAACTAGTAGTATTGGATTCATTTTATCTTTTCCTTTTGCGAAATATAGTTATATTAGTTATTTTGAATTTTATATGTTTTGGTTATTTTTTTGTAAATTTTAATTTTACTATTATAAATAATTTTTAAAAAGAAATAAAATTTTGAAAATAACTAATGTACATTTAATTGCTTAGTTTGTTTTTGAGCATAAATTTATATTTTTTTTGAATAAAGTAAACATTTCATATTATAAAACTAATATTTTTTGCTTTTTTTAAAAATGTTCTTTTAAATGCGTGCTTGTTTTTAAATTAACATTAACGAATAGTTTGTTAACTTGTATCATGAATTTGTATTATGGCTTATAAAAATGATTCATTTGCTTTTTGTACAGCTACTACTTTTTCTTTTTCTGATGTTCTAATTAAAATAACACCTTGTGTATTTCTTCCAAGGATTCCAATTTCTGATATTCTAGTTCTGACTAATGTTCCAGCATTAGTTATGATCATGATTTGATCTTTTTCTATTACTTGCATAGCTCCAATCATTATTCCATTTTTTTTAGTTATTTTTATTGCAATAGTTCCTCTAGTAGCTCTAGATTTCATTGGAAATTCACAAATTTCAGTTCGCTTTCCGTATCCATGTTCGGTGACAATCAATATGTTTCCAATTCCTCTCGGTACTACTAAAGACACTACTTTGTCTTGTTTTTTTATTGCTATTCCTTTCATTCCAGTAGCATTTCTTCCCATTGTTCTAACTAACTTTTCAGAAAAATGGACAGCTTTTCCTGCTGCAGTAAATAACATTATTTTGTCTTTTCCGTTGGTAAGAGATACACCAATTAATTCGTCATCTTCTTTTAATTTAATAGCAATTATTCCAGCAGTTCTTGGTCGTTTGAACTCACATAAATTAGTTTTTTTAACCATTCCTTGAGCAGTAGCCATAAAAATATTTATGCTATCTTTATATTTTGAAATAGGTAATATGGCTGTTATTCTTTCTTTGGTACTAAGAGGTAAAAGATTAACTATTGGACGTCCGCGAGCATTTCTACTAGCTTCGGGTAATTGATAAACTTTCATCCAATATATTATTCCTCGGCTAGAAAAACATAATATTGTGTCATGTGTATTAGCTACAAGTAAATTTTCTATAAAATCTTCTTCTTTTGTTTTTGCTGCTGATTTTCCTTTTCCTCCTCTTTTTTGCGCTTCATAAGTAGATAATGGTTGATATTTTACATATCCTGAATGTGATAGAGTAACTACTACATCTTCTCGATTTATCATATCGGAAATATTGATGTCTTCATAATTTGTAATGATTTGAGTTTTTCTTTTATCTCCAAAACTCTGTTTAACATTTATTAGTTCTTCTTTCATAACGTTAGTAAGCGTTTGGGTATCTTGTAAGATATTTTCTAACATTATACAGGATTCCTTAAATTTTTTATGTTCTGCGATAAGTTTAGAAGATTCTAAATTAGTGAGTTTTTGAAGACGTAGTTCTAGTACTGCATTTACTTGAATGGGAGTAAAAAATAAAGTTTTATCTTTATTGTATTGAGTTTGCATTGAGTATTTTTTTAAAGTATTATTTAGTTCATTGGTTTTTTTAAAACTTTTTGAGTACCAATTTTTTTCAAGTAACAGCTTTTTTGCTTCTGCCAACGATTTTGCGTTTTTAATTAATGCAATAATTATGTCAATATTTTCTAAAGAGATAATTAATCCTTCAATAACGTGTATTTTATTTTTAATATTTTTTAATTCAAATAAACTACGTCTAGTTATTATTTTTTTTCGATGAGTTATAAACTCGTTTAAAATATCTTTTAACGACATTATTTTTGGTTGTCCGTTAGACAATGCAACCATGTTAATACCAAAAGAAACTTGTAATTGAGTTAAAATGTATAATTGATTAAGAATAATTTCTGGTTTTGCTTCTTTCTTTGTATCAATAACTATTCTCATTCCTTCTTTATCTGATTCATCACGTAAACCGCTAATACCTTCAATTCTTTTGTCTTTTACTAATTCAGCAATTTTTTCAATTACGCGTGATTTATTTACTTGATATGGTAATTCAAAAATAATTAGGGATTCTTTTTTCGTTTTTTCTTGAATTTCTATTTTACTTTTGGCTCTGATATGAATTTTACCTCTTCCTGTTTGATATGCTTCTGTAATACCTGTACATCCATTAATTATACCTGCGGTAGGAAAATCAGGTCCTGGAATATGTTTCATGAGTTCTTGTAAAGTAATTTGATTATTATCTATAAAAGCAAGACAACCATTTATTATTTCTGTGATGTTATGAGGAGGAATATTAGTAGCCATACCAACCGCAATACCAGATGAACCATTAATAAGTAAATTAGGTATTTTTGTAGGAAGTACTTCAGGAATTTTTTCTGTTCCATCATAATTAGGAAAAAATTTTACTGTTTCTTTATCTAAATCACTTAACAATTCATATGCAATTTTAGACATCCTAATTTCAGTGTATCTCATTGCTGCTGCAGAATCCCCGTCTATTGATCCAAAATTCCCTTGTCCATCAATAAGTGTATATCGCAATGAAAAAGATTGAGCCATTCGAACTATAGCATCATATACAGCAGTATCTCCATGTGGATGGTATTTTCCAATAACATCACCTACTATTCTAGCTGACTTTTTGTATAGTTTATTCCAATTATTACTTAATGTATTCATGGCGAATAATATTCTTCTATGAACAGGTTTTAATCCGTCCCTTACGTCTGGTAAAGCACGTCCGATAATAACTGACATAGCATAATCTAAATAAGAATTTTTAAGTTCATCTTCAATGTTGATTTTTATAATTTCTTTTGCAATTTTTTTCATGATTATATTTATCTTTGTAATAATGTTTAGGGTAGTAATATTATCACAATAGAAAATTTGATTAATACAAAAATATTATTTTATAAAATTATCAAATTTCTAAGGTTTTGAGAAAAATATTATTTTTGTTGTTTTGATTATTGAGGAATATGAGTAATATAATAATATTTAAAGGATAAACAATGATCTAAAAAATTTATAATCTATGATAAGTAATATATATAGAATATACATTATATTTTTTATGATGATTAGTATCATTTTATATAAATATTATTTTTATATATTTTTTAAAAAAACATTTTAAATATAGATTGAAATTGATATAAAATATTGTTTTACGATATCATATGATGTATTCTTTTGTTTAGTAGTATTGTATTAAGTTATGACAACAATGTTATTTTATAATGTAATATCACGAGGTTTATATGAATACTGATGAAAAAAAATTAATAGAAGATTTGTTTTTTCGATTACATCAAACTGAGATTCAATCTCCTAATCGAGATAATATTGCTGAAGAGCTAATTAAAAATTTATTAGAAAAGTATCCAAATTCTCCTTACTATATGGCGCAAACCATATTAGTTCAAGAAACAGCAATAAAGAAATTGAATGATAAAGTTTCTGAACTAGAAAGTCATGTTCTTAAAGATAAGAAAGATAAAAAAAATGTATCTATTGGTTTTTTATCAAATTTGTTTGGGACAAAAAAAAATCAAAGTGTTTCAGAAACATATTCTAATAGTTCTATTAATCCATTACATAATAGAGCTTTTGATTCTAATACTAGTCCTTTTTCTTCACAAACTCGTTCTGGCACTTTGTCTCAAATAGGAGCTGCTAATAATACAGGAGGATTTTTTAGTGGAGCACTTCAAACTGCTACAGGAGTAGCTGGTGGTGTAGTGATGGCGAATATGTTAACGAATCTTTTTCAGAATAAAAAATCTGAAGAAGAGGTAATAAATTCAGCTCATAACGTTGATTCTTCTCATGTAGAATCTAACTCTATAGATAATGATCCTGCGCATAATCAGTATATTAACTATGATAGAACGAATTCAGACAATCATGTTGAAGAATGTCATCCGTTGAATTGTGATGTTCATGATGATAATGATTATGACAATTTTGAAGATGATAATTTTATTTAAATATTTTATATATTCATGTTTATAAATGTTTTATAAAAAATGCATAAAACCAGCAACGAACTTATTTTTCTGCTGGTTCATGTAAATAATTATGTTAGTTTATAAATAAAGGTTATTTAATATTTTTATTATTTTATTTTTCACCATATGTATTTTTTAAATATTGTTTTACTCCATCTGAAGTAGGTTTCATTCCGTGATTTCCTGGTATCCAATTGGCTGGACAAACTTCTCCATACGTTTCGTTAAAATTTAGTGCATCTATCATTCTTATCATATCTGAAATGTTTCTTCCAAATGGTAAATCATTTATTACTTGATGACGAACTATTCCTTTTTTATCAATGAGAAAAGATGCTCTTAGTGCTACACCTAATTTTGGATGTTCAACATTGTATAATTTTTGTATTTCTCTTTTTATGTCAGATATTATTATATATTTTATTTGTCCGATACCACCTTGGTTGCGACTAGTTTGACGCCAAGCTTTATGTACATATATTGAATCAATAGATACTCCTATAACTTCCGTATCTCTTTGTGTAAATTCAGAAAGAGACTTGTCGAATGCTATAATTTCTGAAGGGCATACAAATGTAAAATCCATTGGCCAAAAAAATAGTACTGTAGTTTTTTCATTAATGTGGTTTTTAAAATTAAAGCAATCTACAATGTCATTGTTATGTAAAATAGCAGGTGCAGTAAAATCGGGTGCTTGATGTGTTACTAACATATTTATTTCCTTGATTGAGTGATATACTTTATAAAATATAAATTATTTTATTTTAAAAATATTACGCGTTTTACAAAATAGTTTTAAATAATTTTCAATTTTTTAATTTTATGTTTTATTTTAAATGTTTTTAGATGAATGAAATAGTATAATATAGAAATACAGTGCATAATGTTATTATTATAGTAATGATATTTTTAAAATTGAAGTTTTGATATTTTATGAGTAATTGTATCATGAATTGGAAAGATGTATTAAAAGAAGAAAAAAAAAATTATATTTTATTAGTATTATTAAAAATCTTGCTAATATCAGACAAACTAAAATAGTATATCCTCCTAAACATGAGGTATTTAATGCTTTTTCATTAACAAATTTTTCTAATATAAAAGTAGTTATTATTGGTCAAGATCCATATTTTAAAAAAGGTCAAGCGAATGGATTAGCGTTTTCTGTGCAAAAAAATGTTAAAATTCCTCCCTCTTTAGTTAACATACGAAAAGAATTAGTTAATGATATAGGTAAAAATTTTTTATTTCAAAGTGGATGTCTTAAAAATTGGGCTCGTCAAGGTGTATTTTTATTAAATTCTGTTTTAACAGTAGAATCAAATAAACCCGGTTCTCATTTTAAATTAGGATGGGAAAATTTTACTAATAAAGTTATAAAAATTATTAGCGATTATCATACAGGAGTTATTTTTTTGTTATGGGGATCATATGCTAAAAAAAAAATAGCACATATTTGTATTCGCAAACATCATATTTTATTGGCATCGCATCCATCACCGTTATCATCTTATCACGGTTTTTTTGGATGCCGCCATTTTTCAAAGACAAATTTTTTATTAAAAAAACAGAATAAAACTCCAATTAATTGGTTTATATGACTAATTTTATGTTATGCATCATAATATGATGTTATATGCGTCATGTATTTTTAAAAATATAACATTTTTATTGTAATTTTTGTTATTTTAAATATTGTTTTTTCTTTTTTTTATTTTTACTATGGCTTTTCGTATGATCTCTCCTTGACATATATAACCGTCTTTAATGACTGATGAAACATAATAAGTATGAATATCATCTAATTTTTCATTGGATTCAGTTTGATGTAATGATGCATTAAATTTTATATTTTTTTGATTTTCTATAGTTAAATTAAATTTTTGAATTGTATCCAATAGTAATTTTAGTGTTAATGTGATTCCTTCTATTATTTTATTATGTTTAATATTAAGTTTATATGCAGTATTTTTTATGTTTTTTAAATTATCTAATATGGGAATAAAATTAATGCAAAAATATTGAAATTGCATTTTTTTTATTTTTTTTATCTTATTGTAAGTATTTTTTTTTATGTTTTCGATTTCAGCTTGTTCTCGTAATTTAATATTTATAATGTTTTTTTTAATGTTAAGTATTTTTTCGTTCAATTTATTTTCATCTTCAATAGTATTATTTCTATTGTCATTAGCTTCTTTTTTTTTGATATCTATATTATTATTTTTTGTAAAATCTAAATCTTTATTTTTATTATTCATAAAATTTTTCTCTGCATTTGTTTGAAATATTCCATACTTGTTAAGTATGGAGAATCATAATAAATTATTCAACATTATGTATTAAATAATAATTTATAATTGCATTATAAAGGAACCCATTTCGTGAAACAATTTTTTTATTGTATTGGAATAGTAGGTTATCCTCGTCATTTTAGTGCGTTATCTACACACAAGATGCTATATAATTGGTTAAAAAAAAAAGAATATCATGTTATTGTTGAAGATAAAGTAGCTAATAAATTGGGTTTAGAAGGAATAGATGCAGATTCATTACCTAACATTGGTAAACAGTGCGATTTAGTAATAGTGGTAGGCGGAGATGGAAACATGTTGCATGCAGCTCGTATATTGTCTGCTTATAAAATAAAAATTATTGGTATTAATAGAGGAAATTTGGGTTTTTTAACTGATTTAAATCCTAATACTGCATTAAAGCAGTTGTTATGCGTACTTTCTGGAGAATATATTCAAGAACGTCGTTTTTTATTAGAAGTAAAAATTATTAAAAAAAATGGATTGTTTTCGATAAGTAAAGCTATTAATGAGATAGTATTGCATGCTGAGCATGTAGCTCGTATGATAAATTTTGAAGTATATATTAATAATGACTTAGCTTTCTCTCAACGTTCTGATGGTTTAATTATTTCAACTCCTACAGGATCTACTGGGTATTCATTGTCGGCTGGGGGTCCTATTTTGGTTGCTTCATTGGATGCAATCGTGTTAGTTCCTATGTTTCCTCATACTTTGTCTTCTCGTCCTTTAGTAATAAATAATACCAGTACAGTTTGTTTAAAATTTATGGAAACTATATCAGAATTAAGAATTAGTTGTGATAGTCAAATAGTTTTATCAGTAGAAGAACACGACGTTGTTTTGGTTCAAAAAAGCAATGATTTTTTATTTTTAATACATCCTAAAAATTACAGTTATTTCGAAACCTTAAGTTCTAAGCTACATTGGTCTAGATAATAGTAATCAATATATAAATGTTTTTTAGTGTGAGTGATAAAATTATTCTTTAGAAGAACATAGTATTTTACGTAGTAAATACATACATAAAAACTTAAATACACATTATTAATGTTTGATCGAATAATATGAATTTTTTTTGCATTTAAGATGGGATATTTTAGTATATATGGAGCTGGCGGGATTCGAACCCGCGTCCAAAATTTTTACGACTTCAGTACTACATGCTTAGTCTATTATATTTAATTAATCTATAAACGTATAGACACATTATAAATTTTTTCTTATTATATTTTTTTTTAACGACTAAAATTTATAAGTATAATTTTAATACGCGATCTCTTATTTTTTGATCCTGTTTTCTTTTTAAGAGAAAAAAGAATCAGGAAGCTTTAGTTTAACTTATTAAGCTGCTAAAGCGTAGTTGTTATTTTTTGCTACTATATTTTACGGCTTTTATCGAGGCAAACCGTTCCTCGGCATGCACTTTAGTTTTCAATAATTTTGTCGAATCCAAAATCAGCCCCTTTTATTAATTGTATAATAAAAAACAATTATAATCTAGCAATAAATTGTATAAGAATTTATGTATAATTTATAAGTTATACAACTTTTAATAATAATTTTAAAATTTATGTAGGAAAAATTAACGTGAGTACTATTAATGTAATTAAAGATCAAATTAAAAAAAATCCTGTATTAATCTATATGAAAGGATCACCTGATTCACCTAGTTGTGGTTTTTCTGCTCAAGCTGTTCAAGCATTGTTATCATGTGGTAAAAAATTTGCATATGTTGATATTCTTGAATACCCAGATATTCGTATTGAGTTGCCAAAGTATGCTAATTGGCCAACTTTTCCGCAATTGTGGATAAATGGAAATCTTATAGGAGGTTGCAATATTATTCTAGAGTTGTTTGAAACTGGTAAATTACAAAATTTGGTCACAAAGGCTTTTGACAACATTGCAGTGCCTAATAATATATCTAAAGCTTAGTTTTTGAAATTTTTAAAAGTATTTATATGAGAAATAGTTAAATAATGATTTAATATTTTTAAATAAAATATATGTTATCGTTCATTATTGGGTGGCCATCCACCCAATTTTTTCCAACGATTAACTATTTCACAAAAGAGGTTAGCTGTTTTTTTTGCGTCGTATATAGCTGAATGTGCTTGGTTATTGTCAAAGTTTAATCCGATAGCTTTACATGCTTTTGCTAGGACCGTTTGTCCTACAGCTAGACCGCTTAATGTAGCTGTATCGAAAACGGAAAATAAATGAAATGGATTATTTTTTATGTTATTTCTTTCAATAGCAGCCATAAGAAAGCTATAATCAAATATTGCATTGTGAGCAACAATAATACCTTTTTTGCACTTATTTTTTTTAATTCCTAAGTTAATTAATTGAAACATAGAATTTAACGCTTTATGCTCATTAATAGCATTGCGTAGTGGATTAAATGGATCAATTTTATTGAATGCAATGGCGTTAGGATCAATTATTGATCCTATAAAAGGTTTGATATGATAGTGTAAAAAGTGCTCTTGTTTTATCAATCCTGATGAATTCATTTTTAATGTAATGGCAGCAATTTCTAATAATGCATTAGTTTTTGAGTTAAATCCAGAAGTTTCAATATCTATGATTACAGGATAAAAAGTTCTAAAGCGTTTATTTAAAGAATTTTGTTGTTTAATTTTGTACATTAGATGTCCAGTTTATATTAAAATTTATTTAATTCTTTTCTTGTTTACTGTATAATATCAATTTAAGAACGTTTTTATGAAAATAATTAGATAATATAATTTATAACTTTTAATACTATATGAATTGATATAAGATTGTATTTTTTTTTGCAATAACGTCTTAAGTTTTTTAAAAAATGCGACTGTGATCAAATAATATATTAAGATTTGTAGGATTATCAAAATGAAATATACTTTACCTGTTTTGCCTTATTCTTATAATAGTTTAGAACCGTATTTAGATGAAAAAACGATGAGAATTCATCATATTAAACATCATCAAGCATATATTAATAATACAAATGATATGCTACATAATAGTAGTTTCATAAATTTATCTATTGATACTTTAATTTCTCAATTAGATGTTATAGATGTTAGTAATAAAATAAAGTTACAAAATAATGCTGGTGGACATGCAAATCATAGTTTATTTTGGACTATTTTAAAACTTGGAACGGTTTTAGAAGGTGATTTAAAAATTGCTATTGAAGATAATTTTGGTTCTATAACCAATTTTAAAGAAGAGTTTGAAAGAATAGCTGTTAATCATTTCGGTTCTGGTTGGGTTTGGTTAGTAAAAAACAATAAAGAATTATCTATTGTTTCTACTGTTAATCAAAATAGTCCATTAATGGGACAAAATATATCAGGAGTGTCAGGATTTCCTATCTTATGTTTAGATATTTGGGAACATGCTTATTATTTAAAATATCAAAATAGACGCATGGATTATATACGTGCTTTTTGGAACGTAA
Above is a genomic segment from Buchnera aphidicola (Meitanaphis flavogallis) containing:
- a CDS encoding Fe-Mn family superoxide dismutase, whose translation is MKYTLPVLPYSYNSLEPYLDEKTMRIHHIKHHQAYINNTNDMLHNSSFINLSIDTLISQLDVIDVSNKIKLQNNAGGHANHSLFWTILKLGTVLEGDLKIAIEDNFGSITNFKEEFERIAVNHFGSGWVWLVKNNKELSIVSTVNQNSPLMGQNISGVSGFPILCLDIWEHAYYLKYQNRRMDYIRAFWNVINWNEVSKRFNR
- the rnt gene encoding ribonuclease T, with the translated sequence MYKIKQQNSLNKRFRTFYPVIIDIETSGFNSKTNALLEIAAITLKMNSSGLIKQEHFLHYHIKPFIGSIIDPNAIAFNKIDPFNPLRNAINEHKALNSMFQLINLGIKKNKCKKGIIVAHNAIFDYSFLMAAIERNNIKNNPFHLFSVFDTATLSGLAVGQTVLAKACKAIGLNFDNNQAHSAIYDAKKTANLFCEIVNRWKKLGGWPPNNER
- the gyrA gene encoding DNA topoisomerase (ATP-hydrolyzing) subunit A; this translates as MKKIAKEIIKINIEDELKNSYLDYAMSVIIGRALPDVRDGLKPVHRRILFAMNTLSNNWNKLYKKSARIVGDVIGKYHPHGDTAVYDAIVRMAQSFSLRYTLIDGQGNFGSIDGDSAAAMRYTEIRMSKIAYELLSDLDKETVKFFPNYDGTEKIPEVLPTKIPNLLINGSSGIAVGMATNIPPHNITEIINGCLAFIDNNQITLQELMKHIPGPDFPTAGIINGCTGITEAYQTGRGKIHIRAKSKIEIQEKTKKESLIIFELPYQVNKSRVIEKIAELVKDKRIEGISGLRDESDKEGMRIVIDTKKEAKPEIILNQLYILTQLQVSFGINMVALSNGQPKIMSLKDILNEFITHRKKIITRRSLFELKNIKNKIHVIEGLIISLENIDIIIALIKNAKSLAEAKKLLLEKNWYSKSFKKTNELNNTLKKYSMQTQYNKDKTLFFTPIQVNAVLELRLQKLTNLESSKLIAEHKKFKESCIMLENILQDTQTLTNVMKEELINVKQSFGDKRKTQIITNYEDINISDMINREDVVVTLSHSGYVKYQPLSTYEAQKRGGKGKSAAKTKEEDFIENLLVANTHDTILCFSSRGIIYWMKVYQLPEASRNARGRPIVNLLPLSTKERITAILPISKYKDSINIFMATAQGMVKKTNLCEFKRPRTAGIIAIKLKEDDELIGVSLTNGKDKIMLFTAAGKAVHFSEKLVRTMGRNATGMKGIAIKKQDKVVSLVVPRGIGNILIVTEHGYGKRTEICEFPMKSRATRGTIAIKITKKNGIMIGAMQVIEKDQIMIITNAGTLVRTRISEIGILGRNTQGVILIRTSEKEKVVAVQKANESFL
- the grpE gene encoding nucleotide exchange factor GrpE, with the protein product MNNKNKDLDFTKNNNIDIKKKEANDNRNNTIEDENKLNEKILNIKKNIINIKLREQAEIENIKKNTYNKIKKIKKMQFQYFCINFIPILDNLKNIKNTAYKLNIKHNKIIEGITLTLKLLLDTIQKFNLTIENQKNIKFNASLHQTESNEKLDDIHTYYVSSVIKDGYICQGEIIRKAIVKIKKRKNNI
- the grxD gene encoding Grx4 family monothiol glutaredoxin, which encodes MSTINVIKDQIKKNPVLIYMKGSPDSPSCGFSAQAVQALLSCGKKFAYVDILEYPDIRIELPKYANWPTFPQLWINGNLIGGCNIILELFETGKLQNLVTKAFDNIAVPNNISKA
- the nadK gene encoding NAD(+) kinase gives rise to the protein MKQFFYCIGIVGYPRHFSALSTHKMLYNWLKKKEYHVIVEDKVANKLGLEGIDADSLPNIGKQCDLVIVVGGDGNMLHAARILSAYKIKIIGINRGNLGFLTDLNPNTALKQLLCVLSGEYIQERRFLLEVKIIKKNGLFSISKAINEIVLHAEHVARMINFEVYINNDLAFSQRSDGLIISTPTGSTGYSLSAGGPILVASLDAIVLVPMFPHTLSSRPLVINNTSTVCLKFMETISELRISCDSQIVLSVEEHDVVLVQKSNDFLFLIHPKNYSYFETLSSKLHWSR
- a CDS encoding peroxiredoxin C, producing MLVTHQAPDFTAPAILHNNDIVDCFNFKNHINEKTTVLFFWPMDFTFVCPSEIIAFDKSLSEFTQRDTEVIGVSIDSIYVHKAWRQTSRNQGGIGQIKYIIISDIKREIQKLYNVEHPKLGVALRASFLIDKKGIVRHQVINDLPFGRNISDMIRMIDALNFNETYGEVCPANWIPGNHGMKPTSDGVKQYLKNTYGEK
- a CDS encoding DUF2076 domain-containing protein; its protein translation is MNTDEKKLIEDLFFRLHQTEIQSPNRDNIAEELIKNLLEKYPNSPYYMAQTILVQETAIKKLNDKVSELESHVLKDKKDKKNVSIGFLSNLFGTKKNQSVSETYSNSSINPLHNRAFDSNTSPFSSQTRSGTLSQIGAANNTGGFFSGALQTATGVAGGVVMANMLTNLFQNKKSEEEVINSAHNVDSSHVESNSIDNDPAHNQYINYDRTNSDNHVEECHPLNCDVHDDNDYDNFEDDNFI